The Rhizobium binae sequence CGGCTAGCCGGAACCACATGGGACATTGGACGATACAGCAGTTGCTTCTACGCGAAGCAGATCCACGTTCGTTGCATCGCTTAGGTCTATTGACCTCTGCCGGGTATTCAACTCTTTCTGATCTAAAGACGATGATTTTTTATAGAGATTTTTAGTCACACCTGCGCCCCCGCGCGGAATGTACTTGCGACGTTCAGCGACAAGCGAAAATCTGAGCGTCCGTTAGCTGTTTAGCGGCCGCTATAGACAGAATGAAAAATAACATCCTGATCGACCAACACATTGAACTTGTAGCCCGGCCGGATGCGAATCGTCGGCTGAACGTTCAGATTCTTCGAGATCGTCTCTTCTGCTACGCGGCCAAATGACGCGGCAAAATTCCGTCTCGCTGCATCCGAAGCCGTGTCCTGCGTCGCGAGCGTCGAACTCTCAGGCATCGACATATCGGTACCCGCCCCGATGATTGCCACCAGGGCTGCAGAACCGAATGTTCTCCAGAGATGTCGGTCGACCTTGTTTTGGAAGCCGCCATAACCTTCTGCGTCAGTGCCCGCCATACCACCGATCTGTAGGGTTGACCCATTCGGGAAAATAAGGTCGGTCCAGACGACAAGAACGCGCTCCTGTCCGAATGACACCTTGGAATCGTAGCGGCCGAACAGCTTTGCGCCCTGCGGGACGAGAAGGCGATAGCCGGTGGCGCTGTCGTAGACGTTCTGACTGACCTGGGCCGTGATCCGCCCAGGCAAATCGGAATTGAGGCCGGTGATCAAGGTGGCGGGAATGACCGACCCGCGCTTCAGTTCATACGGTGATATCTGCGGCACGACCTGGTTAGGCAGGTAGCCAAGATCCTTGATGTCCTGATTGAAGAAATCCTCCTTTGACGTTTGTCCGTTTTGATCGACGTTTTGGCCCATCAGCCCGGATTTCATGGCGGCGGCATAAAGGTCCGACGCACTGTTCACGACGGCATTTGTCGGCTGGCGGCCGGCGTCATTGGTGGAGCTTGCCTTCTCGACATCTCCGATGTCTACCTTTAGCGGCGAATCCAGCGCTGTAGCGCGAGCCTGGAGGCGAGCCATCCGCTGGCGCTGCGCTTCCCGGATATACTGCTCGTCCTGCTCCCGCTTCAGCCGAGCCTTCCACTCCTCCTCGGATTCGAGCGTCGAGCGTCTCTCCTGTCGGTCATTCGGCCGGCGTTCAACAACAGATTCCTGTTTCTCGACCTTCTGCTCGACGACAGGGGTCGGTTGAAACACCTCCTGCTTCTCCGGCTCGCCGATGATGCCGTCGGTTACGCCCCGCTTGAGCTGTTCGCCGAAGCTGGTCGCAGGGGTGTTGGAAGCCCCCTCGATGTCGCCGCGATGGAGGGACAGCCCCCGCAGCGACAGGCCGATCACGACGACGCCGACGAACAGAGCGACGACGATGATGGCGATGATGATCGGCAGGCGGTTGAGCCGGCGCATGCCATTCTGATCGTCGGCCTGGGCTGGCGCGCCAAGTTGGAGCGACTGGACCATATTCCCCTCCGTCAGTTGCGCTGCATGATCGAAAGCGGACTGGCCGGCGTGGCGCCGGCCGCCGTTGGCGTATAGGCGCGGCCAAGAGCGATGGAAGGCGTCGAAACGCGCGCAAAAACCTGCCCATCGAAGCCCTCGACGGCAAAAGCAAGTTCGATCGGCTTGACGTCTTTGGCGACTTTGCCGTCGGTGACGACGGTATATCCCCACCCCTTCAATGCCGCTTCGAGGGCGGTCGCGAATTCCGACTGCTCCTTTTCCATCTTGATCGCCGTCGCAGCGCTGGCCGGGCCGATTTGCTCGGCGAGACGACTTGCCAGGTCACCGGCGATCGCGCTTGCCGCGGGTCCGGTGACGGTGACCGGGGTTGAGCTGGTGGTCATTGCGTCGTCGGCCGTTTGGCAGCCGGAGAGTAGCACCGCCACGATCAGAAATCCGAAGATCTTGCCCATCGATCACCCTCCCCGCCGGATGGTGATCTTCTGCTGCCGCCAGCCGACCCCCGAAACGAGAATCGCCTTGTCGATCGCATAGTCGACGGTCATCATGTCGTTCTTCATGCGATAGTTGACGATGCGGTTCTGACCGCCGGAGACGACGAAGAGCACCGGCGCATCCTGACCTGAGATCGACTTCGGGAACTGGATGTAGGTCTTCACTCCATCCGAATAGACCCGCTTCGGCTTCCAGGGAGCGCTGCCGCTCACCGAGTAGGAGAAGTTCAGCTTGTCCGGCGCGGTGCCAGGAATGCCGCCCGTTTCAAGACGGGCGTTGATATCGGCGAGTTTGGTGGACGCGTCCTCGGGGTACTCGAAACCAACGCGCGCCATGTACTGGCTGGGATGGGACTTGAGCTGGATATGATAGGTTCGCCGTGACGTCGTCACGACCATCGAGGTGAGAAGACCTGGCTCCGACGGTTTGACAATCAGATGGATGGCCTGCCCGCCTGTCGCCCCCGAGGTGGCCGGTTCCACCTTCCAGCGCACGGTGTCGCCGACCAAGACGTCACGAACGATCTCGCCGCCCTGAAGCTCGATGTCGCAGACCTGCAGCGGCGAGCAGACGACGGACGGCTGGGTCTCCCCGAACAGAAAAATGACTTTTCCATCCGGTCCTGTCGTGACCAGTCCCGGCGTGCCGCGCCATTTCCCGGAGATATTCGTGCCCTTGACCTCGTTGCTCGTCATGCTTTGCGCCTGCGCGCCCACCACAAAGGCGAGTCCGGCCATGCAGCCGGCGGCTGCGATCAATCCTGTCTTTTGCATTATCCCTGCCCTTAAAGCTGTGCCGTCCAGTCGAAATCCCGGACGTAGAGGCCGATCGGATTGAGGCGGATCGTCGCCTCATCCTGCGGCGCGGTGAGCGCCACCGTTGCGATGCCGCGGAAGCGGCGTGTGCCGGTTTCCTTGCCCTTGCGGTCTCGCTCGTATTCCGTCCAGTCGATCTGATAGGTCTGGTTCGAAAGCGCGACGATGTTGTTGACCTCGATGGCGACGGTCGAAGACTTCGCCTTCTCGAAGGGAGAATTGCCTCTGAACCAGGCGTTGACCTTCTCGGTCGACGGATCGGAGGTGCGAAGAAGCGCATAGGTGCGGTCGATATATTGCTTCTGCACCACCGCATCCGGCGTGATCGAGCGAAAGCTTGTCACGAAGTTGCCGAGTGTGGCGCGTACCACGCGGACATCGGCATACTCGATCTGTTCCGGAAAGCCTGCCGTGACCGCCGTTCCGAGCTTGTCGACCTCGACGATATAGGGCACGAGCTTGACCTGAGTGCTGAGATACATCGCGTAGCTAAAGCCGATGACGGCCATCGCCAGGCCGAGAATGCCGACGATCCGCCATGCGGAAGCAGCCTTCACATATGTGCCGTAGCGCTCGTTCCATTCCTGGCGGGCGGCAAGATACGGATTATCAGGGGCGCGGTTCGCTGCCATTTGTTCTTCCCTTGTCTCGATTATGGTTTGTCGTTGCGTTCGGGAGGAGGCTTCGGGCCGCTGTGACCGCTGCGCTGTTCATCGAGCTTGGCGTTGGCTAGTCCGAGGATGGACCCCGCATAGGCACCGGGAGATCCGATTGCCTTTTCCTTCGCGGCCGAGCCTGCGGCTTGTGCGCCGGAACTGAAGCTTGCGCCTATCCCCCGCAGGGCAGCACCGGCGACGGATGAACCGCCAGCTCGTGCGGCTTGCGCGGCCGCAAAGCCGGCACCGGCGGCGCCGGCTGCCAAGAAGCTGGCGCCCGCGGCGAAGGACGCCGCCTGCCCGCCGTGGCGGATTGTCTCCATACCGCCGGTGACGGAAGCACCCTGGACGACACCCTGGATGATGTTTGGCACATACATTGCGACGATGAACACAACGACCGCGATGCCCGCAATAGCCAGCGCGGTTTGGAACTGGTCGCCGACATTCGGATCGTTTGCCAGACCGATCAGGACTTCCGATCCGATCCGCGAGATCATCACAAGGGCCATCAGCTTCATCCCGACGGAGAAGGCGTAGACGAGATACCGAACCGCAAAATCCTTGGTAAAGGACGAGCCGCCCAGTCCGAGCATGATCATGCCGGCAAGCAGCCCGATATACATTTCCACCATCACGGATACGAAAATAGCAGCGACGAGAGAAAACGCGATGACTGTCACTACCATGGCGAATGCTGCCGAGATCGCGAGTGCATTGTCTTCGAAGAGGCCGAACTGCACTTTCTCCGACATTTTCGTTGCGACTGCGAGGCCGGCATTGAACACGTCAGCCGGTGATGCCGTCCCTCCTCCGGCACCGATCTGGAACAGGCTGTCTACGACAGCCTTGGCGAAGGTTGGTCCCTGCGCCAGCACGAACGCGAAGAACCCGATGAACATGATCCGCCGCACAAGCTCGGCGAACCAGCTGTCCAGCGAGGCTGACTGGATCGCCAGCCAGACGGCGGCAATGCCGATCTCGATCGTTGCGAGGATCCAGAACAGGGATTTCGCCGCATCCATTACGGTGGTTTCCCAGCCCTTCGCGGCGGTCGTGATCTGGCTCTGGAGGGACGTCAAGACGGACCCTTCTTGGGCCAGCGCGGGATGGGTCGTCACCACGGCAAACGCACCAAACAACATGGCTACTCGGAGCTGATGAAGTGTCGTCGTGCCACTCATCCAATCACCATTCGACTTTCATCTTCTCGCCGCCCGATGTCGGATATTCCTTTGACGAACCGAAGAACTTCGCCCTGCGTTCCTGAGCTTCCTGCTTTTCGGAAATCAAGAACCAAACACCGGCGCTTCCGACTGCCAGGATCGTTGCGACCGCGATGACGAGTGCTTTCGTTCTCACCATTCCACCTTCATTTTCTCGCCACCTGAAGTAGAGGGAGCCGTCGCACTGAAAAATTTCTCTCGCCGCGCCTGTGCCAGGTCCTTGTCGGTCTGCTCCGTCTGAAGCCAGGTTCCCATCATCGTCATCTGTTGCGAGACGAGACCGCGAAGCTTCTGCATCTGGGCAACTTGCTGAGCGGCGATCTCGTGGCCGACCTGCAAGGCTTTCATCTGCCCATCCGCCGTTTCGGACATCGACCGCAACGAGGACATCGTATCTTCCTCGCTATCGAACTGGTCGGCCGTGAGGCTCGCAGCGTTCAGCGAGCTGGCGATCGTGTCGCGGTTGGTGTTCGACCAGGACTGATATGTCGAGGAGAACGTCGCGTTATCCGGCAGGTTGTTTTTGAGATCGGCGTAGCTCTGAAAGCGCTGCTGAAGAACGTCGTCAGCATTGCCCATAGAGAATGAGATACTCTGACCCTGGTCGACGATGCCGCGGAGCTGATTGAGATCGCTTTCGACCTGCCCCCAGACATGGTCAGGCAGCTGCGCGGTGTTTTGCAGCATGTTCTGGTATATCTTAAGCTGGTTCTGGATCTGCTCCGCAAGCTGGCTGATCTGCGTCAGCTGATTGTCGACCTGGAGGCCCGAGCTCTTGAGAAGGTCCACCAATTGCGCATTGTT is a genomic window containing:
- a CDS encoding conjugal transfer protein TrbF, whose amino-acid sequence is MAANRAPDNPYLAARQEWNERYGTYVKAASAWRIVGILGLAMAVIGFSYAMYLSTQVKLVPYIVEVDKLGTAVTAGFPEQIEYADVRVVRATLGNFVTSFRSITPDAVVQKQYIDRTYALLRTSDPSTEKVNAWFRGNSPFEKAKSSTVAIEVNNIVALSNQTYQIDWTEYERDRKGKETGTRRFRGIATVALTAPQDEATIRLNPIGLYVRDFDWTAQL
- the trbH gene encoding conjugal transfer protein TrbH; amino-acid sequence: MGKIFGFLIVAVLLSGCQTADDAMTTSSTPVTVTGPAASAIAGDLASRLAEQIGPASAATAIKMEKEQSEFATALEAALKGWGYTVVTDGKVAKDVKPIELAFAVEGFDGQVFARVSTPSIALGRAYTPTAAGATPASPLSIMQRN
- the trbI gene encoding IncP-type conjugal transfer protein TrbI; its protein translation is MVQSLQLGAPAQADDQNGMRRLNRLPIIIAIIVVALFVGVVVIGLSLRGLSLHRGDIEGASNTPATSFGEQLKRGVTDGIIGEPEKQEVFQPTPVVEQKVEKQESVVERRPNDRQERRSTLESEEEWKARLKREQDEQYIREAQRQRMARLQARATALDSPLKVDIGDVEKASSTNDAGRQPTNAVVNSASDLYAAAMKSGLMGQNVDQNGQTSKEDFFNQDIKDLGYLPNQVVPQISPYELKRGSVIPATLITGLNSDLPGRITAQVSQNVYDSATGYRLLVPQGAKLFGRYDSKVSFGQERVLVVWTDLIFPNGSTLQIGGMAGTDAEGYGGFQNKVDRHLWRTFGSAALVAIIGAGTDMSMPESSTLATQDTASDAARRNFAASFGRVAEETISKNLNVQPTIRIRPGYKFNVLVDQDVIFHSVYSGR
- the trbL gene encoding P-type conjugative transfer protein TrbL, producing the protein MLFGAFAVVTTHPALAQEGSVLTSLQSQITTAAKGWETTVMDAAKSLFWILATIEIGIAAVWLAIQSASLDSWFAELVRRIMFIGFFAFVLAQGPTFAKAVVDSLFQIGAGGGTASPADVFNAGLAVATKMSEKVQFGLFEDNALAISAAFAMVVTVIAFSLVAAIFVSVMVEMYIGLLAGMIMLGLGGSSFTKDFAVRYLVYAFSVGMKLMALVMISRIGSEVLIGLANDPNVGDQFQTALAIAGIAVVVFIVAMYVPNIIQGVVQGASVTGGMETIRHGGQAASFAAGASFLAAGAAGAGFAAAQAARAGGSSVAGAALRGIGASFSSGAQAAGSAAKEKAIGSPGAYAGSILGLANAKLDEQRSGHSGPKPPPERNDKP
- the trbJ gene encoding P-type conjugative transfer protein TrbJ → MPHCYSSSNRWLACLAAAALTIGAVPSARAGTATGAATEWTQLANNAQLVDLLKSSGLQVDNQLTQISQLAEQIQNQLKIYQNMLQNTAQLPDHVWGQVESDLNQLRGIVDQGQSISFSMGNADDVLQQRFQSYADLKNNLPDNATFSSTYQSWSNTNRDTIASSLNAASLTADQFDSEEDTMSSLRSMSETADGQMKALQVGHEIAAQQVAQMQKLRGLVSQQMTMMGTWLQTEQTDKDLAQARREKFFSATAPSTSGGEKMKVEW
- the trbK gene encoding entry exclusion protein TrbK, translating into MVRTKALVIAVATILAVGSAGVWFLISEKQEAQERRAKFFGSSKEYPTSGGEKMKVEW
- the trbG gene encoding P-type conjugative transfer protein TrbG, coding for MQKTGLIAAAGCMAGLAFVVGAQAQSMTSNEVKGTNISGKWRGTPGLVTTGPDGKVIFLFGETQPSVVCSPLQVCDIELQGGEIVRDVLVGDTVRWKVEPATSGATGGQAIHLIVKPSEPGLLTSMVVTTSRRTYHIQLKSHPSQYMARVGFEYPEDASTKLADINARLETGGIPGTAPDKLNFSYSVSGSAPWKPKRVYSDGVKTYIQFPKSISGQDAPVLFVVSGGQNRIVNYRMKNDMMTVDYAIDKAILVSGVGWRQQKITIRRGG